DNA sequence from the Roseofilum casamattae BLCC-M143 genome:
CCTTGGCACACAGAACCTTTCCCGACACGGATGCGATGGTTCCCGGCCGCAACTCGCGCACCATCCAAGCATCGGGATAGCTTTCTGGCATGGGATACGTCGGTTCAAAACCCAGGGGGCTGGCGGGTTGAAAGCCATTGCGCGTATAGTATGCTGGATATCCGGCTAAAAAGATTAACGTCACTCCTGCGCTGGCAAGCAGTTCCGCTCCGGTTTCAATCAGTTTACCGCCAATGCCTTGCTTTTGGAACTTGGGAACGACTGCCAGAGGGGCTAACAGCACAATGGATAAGTCGGGATCTGTGGTTAAACGTGCTTTCGTAAACAGAACATGTCCTGCGGGTTCTTCCTCTTGAAAAGCAAGCAGAGATAAAACCGGTTGCGCGCTGGGATCTTCGAGCAAGTCTCGGACGAGTTCCGCTTCTTCGTCCTGACCGAACGCCGATC
Encoded proteins:
- a CDS encoding GNAT family N-acetyltransferase, translating into MYIREALESDLDDVLAIERSAFGQDEEAELVRDLLEDPSAQPVLSLLAFQEEEPAGHVLFTKARLTTDPDLSIVLLAPLAVVPKFQKQGIGGKLIETGAELLASAGVTLIFLAGYPAYYTRNGFQPASPLGFEPTYPMPESYPDAWMVRELRPGTIASVSGKVLCAKAIDDPKYWRE